A section of the Pleuronectes platessa chromosome 7, fPlePla1.1, whole genome shotgun sequence genome encodes:
- the ciao2a gene encoding cytosolic iron-sulfur assembly component 2A: protein MEEKALEVYDVIRSIRDPEKPNTLEELDVVTEKCVEVQELGEDEYLIIIKFSPTVPHCSLATLIGLCLQVKLQRCLPFKHKLEIYISEGTHSTEEDINKQINDKERVAAAMENPNLREIVEQCVIEPDD, encoded by the exons atggaggagaaagcGTTAGAGGTTTATG atgTGATCCGGTCGATCCGGGACCCGGAGAAGCCGAAcaccctggaggagctggatgtGGTGACGGAGAAATGCGTGGAGGTCCAGGAGCTCGGAGAAGACGAGTACCTGATCATCATCAAGTTCTCCCCGACCGTCCCTCACTGCTCCCTGGCCACTCTGATCG gtttgTGTTTACAAGTGAAGCTGCAGAGATGTTTGCCTTTTAAACACAAG CTGGAAATTTACATTTCAGAAGGAACTCATTCTACCGAGGAAGATA ttaaCAAACAGATCAACGATAAGGAGCGAGTGGCGGCCGCCATGGAAAACCCCAACCTGAGAGAGATTGTGGAGCAGTGTGTCATCGAACCAGACgactga